The genomic DNA CAACCTCGTTGCCCTTGTCGCGGAGCGAGGCAAGTGAAGGCGGTGGGTCAGATACGTGTGTTTGTCGTTGCAAGAGACGCGCAAGCAACTTCCATTTGATAGCCCCACTTTTTCGGCCAGGAGTGTGCCGCATGGTCCTGAATTTTCATACAAGTAATCTGCCAACGGTCGTTTGTTTTTCACCACCTTCACACGGCGCCAATTGCAGCGAGGAGTCAGTCTCGCCCTATTGATGAGGGCCTGCCCTAAGCCCCTCATTTGCCTGTCTATTGCTTACCTGCAGTCCACGGTTGTTGCGGACTGAGGCAGGGCAGCCCGCTGGAGTTTGTTGTAAACTCTTTCTGCGCGTGGACGTGGCTGCAGGAAGCCGTCTCAAACAGATAGACCAGCGACTTGCCGTCCTGGCCCTGAAACACCACGTGCGGCGCATGGTGGCGCAGAAAGTCCATGATTTCGACGGAGATGTGCAGTTCGGCTTCAGTGTAGGGCGAGGCCGTGATGACCCAAATGCGCCGCCCGGCGTGCTGTGCGATTACGGTTTTCAGGTCGGTGAGATTTGAAATCACCTGGGTCCCGGTATAGATATCGAAATAATTCCCGCCCTGGCGATACGTTTGCGGCACGAAGGCGTCGGAGCGCAGCCAGAAATCAATATGACCGGCGTAGTAGCTTTGCGCCAGCCAATCCATCGCGATGATGACATCTCCCTGCTGTTGGTGGCGCCGGACAAATTCGCCGGGGTGCACGTGATCCGGCATGATGCGAAAATGCGAGCCGGGTGCGGAGCGGCGGTCAACCGGACTGCCATAAGTGCGGGCCAGCAGATTGACCAGCCGCGCGGGATACAATTGCTCACTGAGCCCAAGAAATGCTACTGCCGCCAGGAGACCGGTTAACGCACGCTGCCAGCGCCGGGTCATTAACCCATTTGCGCGGACAAATGCGAACACGCTCCCCAAAACGTAAGCATGAAGCAACACGAACAGCGGATTGAGATGGAAATTCAGACGATATTCCACCCAATGGGTCTTGATATACCCCGTGGCCAGCATCGGCAAAACGAAAGCCAGAGAGATGAAATGCGCGGCCGTTGTGCCGGTCAGCGCGCGACCGGCATGAAACAACCAGATCAGCCCGGCCAGCACCAACAGGGACATCTTCGGGAAGGTGGACAAAAAACCGAGAAAATAAAGCTTGGGCAGTCCAAGCTGCATCTTGAGCAGGGCACGCAGCCGTTCCAGAGTCGTGACTCCGGCCTCAGCAGCCAAACCCGTGCGCCAGCCGTGCGCCAGCCAGAAAATGAACATCACGGCAGTTAGGGCGAGTGCCAGCTTGACGCCCGGCTCCCGCAAACCGTGCCAGCCCTTGCCGTTGAAAAACAAATAAACGACAATCAGCAGAAGTGCCAGTGTCAAGTGCCGGCCGCAGGCGGCAAAAAACACTGCCACCGGCAGGAACCAACCCCTGGACAAAAGCATCGTTGTGTCGATGCGCCGCATTTTTGCCCAAATGACCAGCAAGATCAGCAGCAACGCTATCGGCCACAAGTCCAGGAAGACCCGGGCGGGCAACAGCCCATAGAACTTGCTCCAAAAAGTGCTGAGCAGGTTGGTGGAAGCGGGCGTGTCGCGCTCACCGTGCCGCGCGCCGGGAATGTCAAAGCCGTATTGCACCACGACAAAATGCAAACCCGCCAATATCAGCAACGCCAGAGCCGCGCCAAACAGGCGCAGGCGCGTGCGCAGCGGCCCTCCGGCACGGATGCCCAGGGCGAAATACAGCAACGCCAGGGTGAGGCCCAACTCGTGAAAGAAGATCGTCAGGCCGGCGCACACCAGACTGACGCGATACCAGAAGGTTTCACCCTGCACCGCGCCGCGGTACATGGCATAGAGGGTGAGCAGAAACATGAAGGTAAAGCCCGCATACATCCGGGCATGCCGCGCGAATTCGAAATCCCAATAGGAAAAAGTCAGCAGAAAGGCGGCGAGCAATCCGGCTTGGGTGGAGAACAGGCGCCTGCCCAGCAGGTAAACGAGCACGATCGTGCCGCTGCTGAACAGGACGCTGGGCAGGCGCAGGGCCCACTCATTCATTCCCCAAATCAGCGAAGACAGGGCGCACAAATACAGCGTGGGCAGCCCGCGAAAGTAAATCATACCCGAGGGAAAACGCGGATAACCGTATTCCAGGATGCCCTGTACTGCCAGGGCGGTGATGGACTCGTCTCCCCAAAAGTTGAGATGCCCAAGATTGATCAAGCGCAGCACCGCGCCTGTGCCCGCCATCAGGGCCACCAAAAATCCCGCTGCATTCTGTCTGTGCATGAGTTGATCGGTTCTCAGGTAAGAGGCTGGTGTCGCCGCCATTTCCCCGTTGTGCGGCTGTGCCGACAGGCGGCACAATTCATTTGGAAAGTACCAGCGCGGGGGAGGAATTGGCGAAGAGCATGCCTGAATCATTATCCTCTCGTAATTTTTCCAACCGGTGACTTGCGCCGGCAGGCGGCTGGTTGTTAAGCAAAATTTGTTTGCCTGGACTGCGGGAAATGAATAATGTGCACCGGCGGCGCGCCCTGCAGCAGTCACAACGATGCCGCGGGTCCGCCTTGCATCACAAGGTGGCAGTCTTTTGGACGAGTGCCGGGCCGCACGCGATTGGGGCTTGTCAAAGCAGCATCATGGGCGCAGCAAATCACCGCAACGACGAGGAGTGTTGTTGTGAAGCTTGTTTGCAAACCGGAAATGGTTGTGTGGCTGGGAAGTTTTTTGCTGGTTATCTCGGGGCATGTTCATGGCCAAGGCGGGCTCGCCCGGGCCGGCGGTATGATTACTTCGCATGATCCCCTGCCGGAGCCGGCGCTGGCCAAGCCGGCACGCGGGGTGCGTTTTCAAGATCCCGTGTTTGGCACCACCATCATGCGGCTGACGGATGCGGCGGCGCAGGGCAGCGACGGCTTCATTTGCTATTATCCCAAACTCGATCCCTTCAATGCGGATGAATCCCGCATCCTGGTTTATCGCCGCGGTGGGGAATGGCATCTGTATGCGATTGACGGCACCTATCTGCAGCGTGCACCGGTGAAGAACACCCAAACCGATCCGCAGCCGCGCTGGCATCCCACCGACCCCGATCTACTCTACTGGTTTGATGCCAGCAGGATCATGGTGCACAATTTCGCCACCCGACAAACCAGCGTGGTGCACACCTTTCCCGAATATCAGTTCATCACCACTTTCGATGAAGGCAATTTCAGCCGCGACGGCCGCTACTGGGGAATCGCCGGCAGGAACTGGCCGTGGGCCACGGGCTTGCAGGAATTTTTTCTTTTCGATCTCGTCACCCGCCAGCGCGTGGGCGCGACCATTGCCGCCACCGGTCACGCGGTGGATTGGGTGAGTGCTTCGCCCTCGGGCAAGTATCTTGTCGTCCTGGTGGGTGCCCCGCACGGCGACGGGCAATGGCAGGGCCTGGATGTCTATCGCGCCCCCACCCTCGAACTCATGCCCTTTGCTTATTATCCCTACAGCGATCACGCCGACCTGGGTTATGATGAAGCCGGCCGGGAAGTCTTTGTCACCGACAATGCCGAAGCCACTTATCCCGACCGCCTGCGCCATCTCGAAAAATACCGCCTGGATAATGGCGAAAAAACCGATCTGCTGGGCTGTGCCTGGGGCCTGAGCCGCCTGGTCTCCTGCCGCAACTATGACGTGCCCGGCTGGGCGATCATCAGCACCTACAGTGTGCCCGAGCACCTCGCGGATGAAAAAGTCCATCCTTTTGATGACGAAATCTTTGCGGTGAAGCTGGACGGCTCGCGCCAGGTCCGCCGCATCGCACATCATCGCAGCCAGCGCTTCTCGGCGGGCAACTACTCCTACAACAACTATTGGGATCAACCCAACGCCGTGATTTCCCGCAGCGGCAAATTCATTCTCTTCAGCAGCAATTGGCGCCAGCTCGGCGCACCGCAGGATGTTTATCTCATCGATCTGCGCGAGCAGGCCGGCTGGATTGCCGGACTGCCGCCCGATGACAAGGCCCCGCTGCCGCCGCAAAACGTTTCGGTGCACTGAGGCGGGCAACGGTGCCGGCGCGACCGACGGCCATCATTCATTGCGCGATTTCAGCATGCGG from candidate division KSB1 bacterium includes the following:
- a CDS encoding glycosyltransferase family 39 protein, with the translated sequence MHRQNAAGFLVALMAGTGAVLRLINLGHLNFWGDESITALAVQGILEYGYPRFPSGMIYFRGLPTLYLCALSSLIWGMNEWALRLPSVLFSSGTIVLVYLLGRRLFSTQAGLLAAFLLTFSYWDFEFARHARMYAGFTFMFLLTLYAMYRGAVQGETFWYRVSLVCAGLTIFFHELGLTLALLYFALGIRAGGPLRTRLRLFGAALALLILAGLHFVVVQYGFDIPGARHGERDTPASTNLLSTFWSKFYGLLPARVFLDLWPIALLLILLVIWAKMRRIDTTMLLSRGWFLPVAVFFAACGRHLTLALLLIVVYLFFNGKGWHGLREPGVKLALALTAVMFIFWLAHGWRTGLAAEAGVTTLERLRALLKMQLGLPKLYFLGFLSTFPKMSLLVLAGLIWLFHAGRALTGTTAAHFISLAFVLPMLATGYIKTHWVEYRLNFHLNPLFVLLHAYVLGSVFAFVRANGLMTRRWQRALTGLLAAVAFLGLSEQLYPARLVNLLARTYGSPVDRRSAPGSHFRIMPDHVHPGEFVRRHQQQGDVIIAMDWLAQSYYAGHIDFWLRSDAFVPQTYRQGGNYFDIYTGTQVISNLTDLKTVIAQHAGRRIWVITASPYTEAELHISVEIMDFLRHHAPHVVFQGQDGKSLVYLFETASCSHVHAQKEFTTNSSGLPCLSPQQPWTAGKQ